From the genome of Uranotaenia lowii strain MFRU-FL chromosome 1, ASM2978415v1, whole genome shotgun sequence, one region includes:
- the LOC129754148 gene encoding uncharacterized protein LOC129754148, which translates to MAAIAPSIYAAIVTCLGFACFALSATAVGLPVWANFRARDGYDDQGYFGPWKLCRRLTYNYREKCGSEVSHLRPSHAVFVSGLLAMFGCIAFGIYCVLCILQIAMISSREKVLMRYTSLVFLKLFFAVVGTVLALIAAIVFGVSADNSRGQFEVTRGVSFYVQLIVVGLAIVLTILAVLDVLLARQKDGDPTMLPTISSASSGRSTPITVVNPGYRDTPRGRGIRVGISVTDSSGRPHTGSSATVSGSVQSMNTTLTSMSGASSGISTNRTPLRSSLKKPRPPGSADTLGIQNPGFSGSNQSPRLSRNGSVKKVRIQTHDTEV; encoded by the exons ATGGCAGCAATTGCGCCCAGTATCTACGCTGCCATCGTAACCTGTCTCGGGTTTGCGTGCTTCGCGCTGAGTGCCACCGCCGTCGGATTGCCGGTGTGGGCCAACTTCCGAGCTCGGGACG GATACGATGATCAGGGTTACTTTGGACCGTGGAAGCTGTGCCGAAGGTTAACATATAACTATCGGGAGAAATGCGGCTCGGAAGTGTCACATCTGCGACCTTCGC ACGCCGTATTCGTCTCAGGCTTATTGGCCATGTTTGGTTGTATAGCGTTCGGTATCTATTGTGTGCTGTGCATACTGCAGATCGCCATGATTTCATCCCGCGAAAAGGTTTTAATGCGGTATACCTCTCTAgtctttttgaagttattttttgcgGTAGTCGGGACAGTGTTAGCCCTGATAGCTGCCATCGTGTTCGGTGTATCGGCCGACAACAGTCGGGGCCAGTTTGAGGTGACCCGTGGTGTGTCATTCTACGTCCAGCTGATCGTGGTAGGCTTAGCAATCGTACTGACtatactagctgtgctagatgtATTGTTGGCTCGCCAGAAGGATGGAGACCCAACGATGCTACCGACGATCTCCAGTGCTAGCAGTGGACGATCTACACCCATTACGGTTGTTAACCCAGGCTACCGAGACACTCCCCGGGGGAGGGGCATCCGAGTTG GTATATCGGTGACTGATTCGTCCGGGCGACCTCACACCGGAAGCAGTGCGACGGTCAGCGGTAGTGTTCAATCGATGAACACCACCCTGACGTCGATGTCTGGTGCTTCATCGGGTATCAGCACCAATCGGACGCCGCTGAGGTCCAGTTTGAAGAAACCACGGCCTCCGGGAAGTGCTGATACGCTAGGTATTCAGAATCCGGGCTTCTCGGGTTCCAATCAGTCACCGCGGCTATCGCGCAACGGAAGTGTCAAGAAAGTGAGAATTCAGACGCATGACACTGAAGTTTAG